A single genomic interval of Helianthus annuus cultivar XRQ/B chromosome 13, HanXRQr2.0-SUNRISE, whole genome shotgun sequence harbors:
- the LOC110901531 gene encoding uncharacterized protein LOC110901531, producing MDSADDSPFEIIISEDGAGRLRDQVKEKLFEFIGEYNVDPVVEFVMRLLKRGGRKEEVRNWMNTFLGNDKDSFVSWLWDHLQSNQDLYAQSKESHPDEVAKHKPQAQQATVNSPASQAQVQTQPDKPRSLIDTVNYLLCTEPCRNRVAQLRALNSKMMDDYNRVMEKYIGLRENNKILYEKIDALKKDIAQLHRDVNQQQCWGELELLTGKYKQNELNIKKFDTSSDTVRNLCDVQLAYKENTGKGLGYKQVPPPYNHNYSRMPTTEQEQENYDIMIYGKPSDYVPWEPFKPKNARPADFQKPMNFVKNADQNCSNESAGESEKENETEPVKMSTEEHQEVMSSSDSDSVDNINCFSTCAESVTVEEQSAVDDEPHSIVADVADDSDAAKPDHYAWNYVMSSFAEAHGVPTRTSESGAVILDRNENNYSSVPETSDDTSETQEEGSSNEPDSQVADSGTSDNERSTSENSECAKHSDLSSATPEESQTVSNIDCSSHEKPESADVKDSEVDEAEEKIFAESISEETNGISKIEEKRSIDINSSVDSNDETEEEIFVETFSTKTPEKMGSEEKESVEVNSTDNSTFDPKRSDSEESVSNETKSPESVPSKKKRSRKNRRPRKKKVRKENLSLGQTEPKLKGKTVDTCSCADNCKQGSSKTKHTHKKSASKEKKGLDQFPGITQAELNVFFSKRQTCFNCGIPGHIARNCVNRPFVPHYSGNTHHQKAMHY from the exons ATGGATAGTGCTGACGATTCGCCGTTTGAAATCATtatttctgaagatggagctggaAGGTTGCGGGATCAAGTGAAAGAAAAGCTATTTGAGTTTATAGGAGAATACAATGTTGATCCTGTCGTGGAATTTGTGATGCGCTTGCTTAAAAGAGGGGGACGAAAAGAGGAAGTAAGGAATTGGATGAATACCTTCTTGGGTAATGATAAAGACTCCTTTGTTTCTTGGTTGTGGGATCATTTACAATCAAACCAAGATCTATACGCACAGTCAAAAGAATCTCATCCCGATGAAGTGGCGAAACATAAACCTCAAGCCCAGCAAGCTACAGTCAATAGTCCAGCATCCCAAGCCCAAGTCCAAACTCAACCAGACAAACCAAGATCGCTCATTGACACTGTCAACTATCTGTTGTGTACTGAACCTTGCAGGAATAGGGTTGCGCAACTTAGGGCACTCAATTCTAAAATGATGGATGATTACAACCGTGTCATGGAAAAGTACATCGGTCTTCGAGAGAACAATAAAATTCTCTATGAAAAGATTGACGCACTTAAGAAGGACATAGCTCAACTTCACAGAGACGTGAATCAACAGCAATGTTGG GGTGAGCTAGAGCTCCTCACTGGAAAGTATAAACAAAACGAGTTAAACATTAAAAAGTTTGATACTTCCAGTGACACTGTTCGTAATCTGTGCGATGTGCAACTTGCTTATAAAGAAAATACGGGTAAGGGTTTGGGCTACAAACAGGTTCCACCGCCATATAATCATAATTACTCAAGAATGCCTACTActgagcaagaacaagaaaatTATGATATAATGATTTATGGTAAACCGAGTGATTATGTGCCATGGGAGCCTTTCAAACCAAAGAATGCGAGACCCGCTGATTTTCAAAAACCAATGAATTTTGTTAAAAATGCGGATCAAAATTGCTCAAATGAATCGGCTGGCGAAtctgaaaaagaaaatgaaacagAACCAGTAAAAATGTCAACTGAGGAGCACCAAGAAGTTATGTCAAGTTCTGATTCCGATTCTGTAGATAACATTAACTGTTTTAGTACATGTGCAGAATCAGTGACAGTTGAAGAGCAGTCTGCAGtagatgatgaaccacattcaATCGTTGCTGATGTTGCTGATGATTCGGATGCTGCCAAACCCGATCATTATGCTTGGAATTATGTTATGTCTTCATTTGCTGAGGCTCATGGTGTTCCGACTAGAACTAGTGAATCTGGTGCTGTGATTTTAGATCGCAATGAAA ACAACTATTCTAGTGTGCCTGAAACATCAGATGATACATCAGAAACTCAAGAAGAGGGATCATCTAATGAACCTGACAGTCAAGTTGCAGATTCTGGTACATCAGACAACGAGCGTAGTACTTCTGAGAATTCTGAATGTGCCAAACACTCAGATTTAAGTAGTGCAACGCCCGAAGAGAGTCAAACAGTTTCAAACATAGACTGCTCTTCGCATGAGAAACCAGAATCAGCTGATGTCAAGGACTCGGAGGTTGACGAAGCTGAAGAAAAGATTTTCGCAGAATCCATTTCTGAAGAAACTAATGGGATCTCGAAGATTGAGGAAAAGAGGTCCATAGACATTAATTCGTCAGTTGATTCAAATGATGAAACTGAAGAAGAGATATTTGTGGAAACCTTTTCTACCAAAACTCCTGAAAAGATGGGTTCTGAAGAAAAGGAATCTGTGGAAGTAAATTCAACAGATAATTCAACTTTTGACCCCAAAAGATCAGACTCTGAAGAAAGTGTTTCTAATGAAACAAAATCTCCTGAATCTGTTCCTTCTAAGAAGAAAAGATCACGTAAAAATAGAAGACCACGCAAAAAGAAAGTTCGAAAGGAAAACCTAAGCCTCGGGCAAACTGAACCTAAGCTGAAGGGTAAAACTGTCGATACTTGCTCTTGTGCTGATAACTGTAAGCAGGGTTCTTCAAAGACAAAACATACACACAAGAAGTCAgcatcaaaagaaaagaaaggacTTGATCAGTTCCCTGGAATAACACAAGCAGAACTAAATGTCTTTTTCTCAAAGAGACaaacatgttttaattgtggaattCCAGGGCACATTGCTAGAAATTGTGTTAATCGGCCTTTCGTGCCTCACTACTCTGGTAACACACATCATCAGAAGGCTATGCATTATTGA